Proteins encoded in a region of the Triticum dicoccoides isolate Atlit2015 ecotype Zavitan chromosome 3A, WEW_v2.0, whole genome shotgun sequence genome:
- the LOC119268927 gene encoding probable peroxygenase 4 has translation MAGHRQSLAAASLKLPALLLLWIFSLNWGHAVAHFDPANMTELQKHVSFFDRNKDGFITPVETIQGFVAIGCEYAFATAASASIHGALAPQTTPAGTPLPHLTIYVENIHKAMHGSDSGVYDPKGRFLPQKFEELFKTYAILRPDALTLAEMHAMLFAKRDLDPISWAPPEIEWGLLFTLASDWLGFLHKDSVRGIYDGSVFTKLEKKWHPSQSDI, from the exons ATGGCCGGTCATCGACAATCGTTGGCAGCGGCTTCTCTGAAGCTCCCAGCTCTTCTGCTTCTGTGGATCTTTAGCTTGAACT GGGGGCATGCCGTCGCGCACTTTGATCCTGCAAACATGACGGAACTGCAGAAACATGTCTCCTTTTTCGACCGCAACAAGGATGGCTTCATCACTCCTGTGGAAACCATCCAAG GGTTTGTTGCAATCGGTTGCGAGTATGCATTTGCTACTGCTGCCTCAGCCTCCATTCATGGTGCCCTTGCTCCTCAAACAACCCCG GCTGGCACACCACTGCCTCACTTGACAATATACGTGGAGAATATCCACAAAGCTATGCATGGAAGTGATTCGGGTGTATACGATCCTAAAGGAAG GTTTCTTCCCCAAAAGTTTGAGGAATTATTCAAAACATATGCAATACTCCGGCCAGATGCGTTGACACTTGCAGAGATGCATGCGATGCTCTTTGCTAAACGAGATCTAGACCCGATATCATG GGCGCCACCCGAGATAGAGTGGGGGCTATTATTCACGCTTGCAAGCGATTGGCTTGGATTTCTTCACAAGGACAGTGTTAGAGGTATATACGATGGAAGCGTGTTTACCAAGTTGGAGAAGAAATGGCACCCTTCTCAAAGTGATATATGA